The Humulus lupulus chromosome 3, drHumLupu1.1, whole genome shotgun sequence genome window below encodes:
- the LOC133823864 gene encoding protein FAR1-RELATED SEQUENCE 5-like, whose product MGFSVRKEDAQRDHENNPWQRNWVFSNQGFRRDKWTNLLNRKKKPRPITRMGCLALLRVNLDRTKNTWVAKDFNPKHNHELASKRELHFLRSNRAIPESIGAQVMSMRRSGIHTCHIFNHLAQERGGREYVPFLKKDLYNWIGRQRLVQHEEETDAEGALGYLACMGRSDADFFETHIIDVENRLADLFWADGISRRDYACFGDIMAFDSTYKKNSYNKPLLIFVGLNHHYRTIVFAVALLYDETEETYTWVLEEFLECMKNKPPPVVVTDGDHAMAKAIQKFSQLLFTGCVLGIFRIM is encoded by the coding sequence ATGGGGTTTAGTGTTCGCAAGGAAGATGCTCAACGTGACCATGAAAACAACCCATGGCAACGTAATTGGGTTTTCTCAAACCAAGGTTTTCGACGCGACAAGTGGACAAACCTTCTAAACCGTAAGAAAAAACCAAGACCTATCACAAGAATGGGGTGTCTCGCACTTCTACGCGTGAACTTGGACAGGACAAAAAACACTTGGGTGGCGAAAGACTTCAATCCGAAACATAATCATGAATTAGCTTCAAAAAGGGAATTGCACTTCTTGCGATCTAATCGAGCCATACCAGAGTCAATCGGAGCCCAGGTAATGTCGATGCGACGATCAGGTATACACACTTGCCACATATTCAACCACCTAGCACAAGAAAGAGGAGGACGTGAGTATGTACCCTTCTTGAAAAAGGATCTTTACAATTGGATTGGTCGGCAAAGACTAGTTCAACACGAAGAAGAAACTGACGCTGAAGGAGCATTGGGGTACTTGGCATGTATGGGCCGCTCTGATGCTGACTTTTTTGAGACACACATAATTGATGTAGAAAATAGGTTGGCAGACCTATTTTGGGCTGATGGAATTTCCCGTCGTGATTATGCTTGTTTTGGGGACATTATGGCTTTTGACTCCACCTACAAGAAGAACTCATACAATAAGCCCCTGCTTATCTTTGTCGGGTTGAATCACCATTACAGGACAATAGTCTTTGCAGTTGCTTTGCTATATGACGAGACCGAGGAGACATATACTTGGGTTTTAGAGGAATTTCTAGAGTGCATGAAAAACAAACCACCTCCTGTGGTGGTCACCGACGGTGATCATGCTATGGC